From the Cryptosporidium parvum Iowa II chromosome 2, whole genome shotgun sequence genome, one window contains:
- a CDS encoding Ser/Thr protein kinase, which translates to MKEKTPGEAKRGDIETKSHSGLVSSFHADAPTFQPRSGFVVGMGSGAGTGTGTGTGTGTGTGAGAGTSGASGSGGEMGSGLTASAQPFIPSAIRHNTSNTIDHEHGGFQISSASYSSSQLGAQPASGSKHNLVFSGSGSIIGGANQDSGGFGGIDLLGNTSVSDGAIGVISGLPGSEYEGLLLGGTTSGQKSSSSLQEESQTSLGGGGIHGIQYGSGASSGSGNSGVGSFQSHGMNGIDSSNYYGDSGSHTVGQNQSVGAGSGPGAVSGGIGLGLGVGVGGSGPSAGITQHHHPHPNVLDLSEYCRRVRGWNLPFLRTIPQMNAITQIRHELQLQNISLLLTQNDIISANQGHGNNSGEGSGNGGGGAGNSSGGIGQHYVPPIVQRVFYGLCLLDDSNVASTTRFCGYQTYAYKAINVEDYSAYCLRRIDGFPLSEFEAVRPLLERWQKLAQHPCIVSYRQSFASLDFSQGSLIAVYDYIPNASTMESVHFKEPIGEPLLWNYIIQIVLALVHIHSSQLAARVIDPTKLLISYRGRLRLNCVGILDLTRVDESKTILDYQKQDLVALGYIILALCCGSLTIINDLNHAVEQIFLKSSLYSNDLKKLVLILLSKPALNKNNLDVFILANMLAARMIPQIEHSLKLTDALENEFRKEIDNGRLFRLLTKINTIADRTQLNAIHKWNETGDRYICKLFREYLFQQTDSQGRPVIDMGHILDSLAKVDVGTSETITLMSSDGSSILLVSFADIKHSIEKSFCEIIAATTTSSNFHDL; encoded by the coding sequence GAACAGGAACAGGAACAGGAACAGGAACAGGAGCAGGAGCAGGAACAAGTGGAGCTTCAGGCTCAGGAGGGGAGATGGGATCTGGATTAACAGCTTCAGCACAACCTTTTATCCCATCGGCAATTAGACACAATACAAGCAATACAATTGATCATGAGCATGGAGGTTTCCAGATCTCCTCTGCTAGCTATTCTAGCTCTCAGCTTGGAGCTCAGCCAGCTAGTGGCTCAAAGCATAACCTAGTTTTTAGTGGTTCGGGAAGTATTATAGGAGGTGCTAATCAGGATTCAGGAGGGTTTGGAGGGATAGATCTTCTTGGTAATACTTCCGTCTCTGACGGAGCTATAGGTGTCATTAGTGGTCTCCCCGGATCAGAGTATGAGGGATTATTGCTTGGAGGAACGACGTCTGGACAAAAGTCCAGCTCAAGCTTGCAAGAGGAATCACAAACCTCTTTGGGGGGAGGAGGCATTCATGGTATTCAATACGGCTCTGGAGCAAGTTCTGGTTCGGGCAACTCAGGAGTTGGTAGTTTCCAGAGCCATGGTATGAATGGAATCGATTCCTCAAATTACTATGGTGACTCAGGTAGCCACACGGTGGGACAGAATCAATCCGTAGGAGCCGGATCTGGACCAGGAGCTGTATCTGGAGGAATAGGATTGGGTCTGGGAGTAGGGGTTGGTGGGTCAGGCCCCTCTGCAGGGATTACCCAGCACCACCATCCACACCCTAATGTATTGGATCTTTCGGAATACTGTAGAAGGGTTAGAGGTTGGAATCTGCCATTCTTGAGAACAATCCCACAGATGAATGCTATAACTCAAATAAGACATGAGCTGCAGCTTCAAAACATTTCCCTTTTATTAACACAAAACGATATTATCTCAGCCAATCAAGGTCATGGCAATAACTCTGGAGAAGGAAGTGGAAATGGAGGTGGAGGAGCTGGGAATAGTTCTGGAGGAATTGGACAGCATTATGTACCTCCTATTGTACAAAGGGTCTTCTATGGTCTTTGTTTGCTCGATGATTCAAATGTGGCTTCGACAACTAGATTTTGTGGTTATCAGACCTACGCCTACAAGGCAATTAATGTTGAAGACTACTCTGCCTACTGTTTGAGAAGAATAGACGGCTTTCCTCTATCAGAGTTTGAAGCTGTAAGACCTCTTTTAGAGAGATGGCAGAAGCTTGCACAGCATCCATGTATTGTATCATACAGACAGAGCTTTGCATCTTTGGATTTTTCACAGGGTTCATTAATAGCAGTATATGATTATATCCCAAATGCTAGTACAATGGAATCAGTTCATTTCAAAGAACCAATCGGAGAGCCTTTATTGTGGAATTACATTATTCAGATTGTTCTTGCTTTGGTTCATATCCATAGTTCTCAGCTAGCAGCAAGAGTGATTGATCCAACAAAACTGTTAATTTCATATAGAGGCAGGTTACGTTTGAATTGCGTAGGAATTTTGGACCTAACAAGGGTAGATGAATCTAAAACGATCTTGGACTACCAGAAACAAGATCTGGTTGCTCTTGGGTACATAATCCTTGCTTTATGTTGTGGATCACTgacaattattaatgatttaaatcatGCAGTTGAACAAATTTTCCTGAAATCATCCTTATACTCGAACGATCTAAAAAAGTTAGTACTTATTCTTCTCTCAAAGCCTGCTTTGAACAAGAATAACTTGGATGTTTTCATCCTTGCCAATATGCTAGCAGCAAGAATGATCCCTCAAATTGAGCACAGTCTGAAACTTACTGATGCTCTAGAGAACGAATTTAGGAAAGAAATTGACAATGGAAGACTCTTTAGACTTCTCACTAAAATTAACACAATTGCGGACAGAACACAACTTAATGCTATTCACAAGTGGAACGAGACTGGGGACAGATATATTTGCAAACTTTTTAGAGAGTACTTATTCCAGCAAACAGATAGCCAAGGAAGACCCGTAATTGATATGGGGCACATTCTTGACTCTCTTGCCAAAGTCGACGTCGGTACTAGTGAAACCATCACTCTCATGTCTAGCGATGGGTCCTCCATCCTGCTTGTCTCCTTTGCTGATATAAAGCATTCAATTGAAAAGTCATTCTGCGAAATCATCGCAGCTACCACCACAAGTTCTAACTTCCACGACTTATAA
- a CDS encoding hypothetical protein (with signal peptide), with the protein MRKIFYVLLLNLWFTYSFVSGNDLDSKKNDVVEVEEDGIKSKEENNIEVELEQVKNIGLNDIQKESNFELLNNEKLYLELVKQETDQLIESSLSEIGSLKMSLDLTNKTHIQDLESDFNEKYLAYKDEVGPILKKSSLNKKGWFSNIDIKVQEKFKDLFLQDDETSNKKILKNTPLNYVNGIDVNKWYSLLDSINIFAISMLSSGFSNKKQKQKFHKKELQELVEKINKILSLISTITSSSSCRQIAWGLVIGEGQNISILNGISRKLIKRSQNSISLLKSKNESIIKEHNAIVSKKIELDLNLKGLLDIIIKARSDELNSIITVEDISQDIQALKSHFLSLQRERSHWIVSNRKMVKYFVDWLQISVNLIFKVILALSKSFLAYNLRNLSDLVYTLKEYQGDLEEVDQGIKKSLNGFRFTLDALRTGILVVRHEKNSEIFKQLLNKFEIHFQVLKKGYLEIWNGIYKKIKENDPKVQLESFFESSKDLFKNLWEKGLKSPFKFDSNSEFHHTKIVGLFKIVNEFLKSESISKISELQNGILRLRHYNEMLFPDLKLQIELLDREKEKFSMTGVLDLEKLEYILNHTYMNQQIERCNTNFVDIINNPTLRLGISSKFMTKYSMWEEESPLISTQEELKLLSLDFILEKKSKNLIKNFFETGFVISDTNKSDSLKNETIMKLSNLKEKLIELNFNLQKELDSLKEDDSEVDSFAKPLINKIQSLEKHIQVLEFTISNVEKSDQENLDILLGISHSFLNKQGILNETFSNKEKHANIKKLRDETNRLKNELSKFKVILDRDLKLVKRISKYSNDISILDDNLKIMDKFLYQLQARIDLFCGRIDKDGTSKTSRALSILKYAVRRKKPDNKCESITVEFSQAKENISAFLKNASETVSEFHESFRMCTEAEEISLKFNNLVTEFQLAKKEIEMLQTSYLNKSMEEGIKLVEKSIQKLSQESKGITKELRCYAEITSTPEIITIYIKNIRKEIFKLQNTIERELNSHIQTN; encoded by the coding sequence ATGAGAAAGATCTTCTatgttttattattaaatctaTGGTTTACCTATTCTTTTGTTTCTGGAAATGATTTAGACTCCAAAAAAAACGATGTTGTAGAAGTAGAGGAAGATGGAATTAAAagtaaagaagaaaataatatagaGGTAGAATTGGAGCAAGTTAAGAATATAGGCTTAAAtgatattcaaaaagaaagtaattttgaattattaaataatgaaaagtTATATTTAGAATTGGTTAAACAAGAGACTGATCAATTAATTGAGTCATCACTTTCAGAAATTGGAAGCTTGAAAATGTCGTTAGATCTTACAAATAAAACTCATATACAAGATTTAGAGTCTGATTTTAATGAGAAATATCTGGCATATAAGGATGAAGTTGGtccaatattaaaaaaatcttCCCTAAATAAGAAAGGATGGTTTTCCAATATAGATATAAAAGTTCAAGAAAAATTCAAGgatttatttcttcaagATGATGAGACaagtaataaaaagatCTTGAAAAACACTCCATTAAATTATGTAAATGGTATAGATGTTAATAAGTGGTATTCATTGCTCgattcaattaatatatttgcaATTTCAATGTTAAGTAGTGGTTTTTCCAATAAGAAAcagaaacaaaaatttcaCAAAAAAGAACTACAGGAACTCGTTGAAaagattaataaaattctgTCTTTGATTTCTACTATCACTTCTAGTTCTTCTTGTAGACAAATAGCATGGGGACTAGTTATTGGAGAAGGccaaaatatttcaattttgaatgGAATATCTAGGAAACTCATTAAAAGATCTCAAAACTCTATTTCACTCttaaaaagtaaaaatgaatctattattaaagaacaCAATGCGATAGTTTCAAAGAAAATCGAGCTAGATCTAAATCTGAAAGGTTTATTGgacattattattaaagctAGATCTGATGAActtaattctattattactGTAGAAGATATTTCTCAAGATATTCAAGCTTTGAAATCTCATTTCTTAAGTCTCCAAAGAGAAAGAAGTCATTGGATTGTttcaaatagaaaaatggtcaaatattttgttgACTGGCTTCAAATATCagttaatttaatattcaaagtAATATTGGCCCTTTCAAAGTCCTTTTTAGCTTACAATTTACGTAATTTATCAGATTTAGTATATACATTAAAAGAGTATCAAGGAGATTTGGAAGAGGTAGATCAAGGTATTAAGAAATCCCTTAATGGATTTAGATTTACATTAGATGCTTTAAGAACTGGGATTCTAGTCGTGAGACATGAGAAAAATTCTGAAATCTTTAAACAATTACTAAATAAGTTtgaaattcattttcaagtaTTAAAGAAAGGGTATTTGGAGATTTGGAATggaatatataaaaaaatcaaagaaaatgaCCCAAAAGTTCAGCTTGAGAGTTTTTTCGAATCTTCAAAAGATCTGTTTAAGAATCTTTGGGAAAAAGGGTTAAAAAGTCCATTTAAGTTTGATTCCAATTCAGAGTTTCACCATACAAAAATAGTTGGTTTGTTTAAAATAGTTAATGAATTTCTTAAATCTGAGAGcatatcaaaaatttcagAATTACAAAATGGTATATTAAGATTAAGACATTATAATGAGATGTTATTTCCAGATTTAAAACTTCAGATTGAGCTATTGGAtagagaaaaagaaaagttttCTATGACAGGAGTCCTTGACCTAGAGAAGTtagaatatatattaaatcataCATATATGAATCAACAGATTGAAAGGTGTAATACAAATTTTGTTGACattataaataatccaACTTTGAGGTTGGGTATATCAAGCAAATTTATGACCAAGTATTCAATGTGGGAAGAAGAGTCTCCACTAATTTCTACTCAGGAGGAGTTGAAGTTACTATCATTAGATTTTatacttgaaaaaaaatcgaaaaacttaataaagaatttctttGAAACAGGTTTTGTAATTTCAGATACCAATAAAAGTGATTCTTTAAAGAATGAGACAATCATGAAATTATccaatttaaaagaaaaactGATAGAACTAAATTTTaatcttcaaaaagaattagaTAGTCTCAAGGAAGATGATTCAGAAGTAGATTCTTTTGCCAAAccattaataaataaaattcaaagtttGGAAAAACATATTCAAGTATTAGAATTTACTATTTCTAACGTAGAGAAATCAGATCAAGAGAATCTGGATATTTTACTTGGTATTTCtcattcttttttgaataaacaaggaatattaaatgagacattttcaaataaagaaaaacatgctaatattaaaaaattaagagaTGAGACAAACAGATTAAAGAATGAACTTTCAAAATTCAAGGTTATTTTAGATCGAGACTTAAAATTAGTTAAAAGAATCTCAAAATATAGTAATGATATAAGCATTTTAGATGATAATCTTAAAATTATGGATAAATTTCTATATCAACTCCAAGCAAGAATAGACCTCTTTTGTGGAAGAATCGATAAAGATGGGACTTCCAAAACATCAAGAGCTCTTTCTATACTCAAATATGCAGTTAGAAGGAAGAAACCTGATAATAAATGCGAAAGCATAACAGTAGAGTTTTCACAagcaaaagaaaatatttcagcTTTTCTAAAGAATGCATCAGAAACAGTTTCTGAGTTCCACGAAAGCTTTAGAATGTGTACTGAAGCTGAAGAAATTTCCTTAAAGTTTAATAATCTTGTGACAGAATTCCAACTTGCAAAGAAAGAGATAGAAATGCTCCAAACTTCttatttaaacaaaagTATGGAAGAAGGAATAAAACTTGTAGAAAAAAGTATTCAAAAACTTTCTCAAGAGTCTAAGGGCATTACCAAAGAATTGAGATGTTATGCTGAAATTACTTCTACTCCAGAAATAATCacaatttatataaaaaatatcagGAAAGAGATATTCAAACTACAGAATACTATTGAGAGAGAATTAAATAGTCACattcaaacaaattaa
- a CDS encoding proteasome regulatory subunit Rpn12 family, translated as AKVEIGKEQSDNLNKLSNLIKEMKILLIELPSLSLSSKEIDLTELVIARDVLEISALVSVRKKDSFGFERDFLNLQRYYIDYESVSFQNLLNYYHFIPNQLFLQILAKSENQDMIKGLYLLYLLSCDKISDFHIALEIIPPNDQENKFVSFSKKLELYLLDGNYSKIMQMQSTLPTPDYQIFFKELIDTCREKVAKCIECSYDKISIDKLKSMMRFSTNEELISFINEMSPNFNKEQVNSSNVQWKLIDNAVYFEKKTSSSSNNLDLISNALGYAIELERII; from the coding sequence GCAAAAGTGGAGATAGGAAAAGAACAATCAGATAACCTAAATAAGTTatcaaatttgataaaggagatgaaaattttgttaattGAACTTCCTAGCttatcattatcttctAAAGAAATAGATTTGACAGAATTAGTGATTGCAAGGGACGTTTTAGAAATTTCAGCATTGGTTTCTGTTAGGAAAAAAGACTCATTTGGATTTGAAAGagattttttgaatttacaGAGATACTATATTGATTATGAATCGGTAAGTTTTCAAAATCTCCTTAATTATTACCATTTTATTCCTAATCAACTTTTCTTACAGATACTTGCAAAATCCGAAAACCAAGATATGATCAAAGGTTTGTACTTACTATATCTTCTCAGTTGTGATAAAATCAGCGATTTCCATATTGCTCTGGAAATTATTCCTCCAAATGACCAAGAAAACAAGtttgtttctttttcaaaaaaactTGAATTGTATCTTCTTGATGGTAATTATAGTAAAATCATGCAAATGCAAAGTACACTACCAACTCCAGACTATCAAATCTTCTTTAAAGAGCTGATTGACACTTGTAGAGAAAAAGTGGCAAAATGTATTGAATGTAGTTATGATAAGATAAGCATTGATAAGCTTAAGAGCATGATGAGATTCTCCACCAATGAAGAGTTAATCTCTTTTATCAATGAAATGTCTCCCAATTTCAACAAAGAACAAGTAAATTCCTCAAATGTTCAATGGAAGCTCATTGATAATGCTGTCTactttgaaaagaaaacttCCAGCTCctcaaataatttagatCTTATTTCAAACGCATTAGGCTATGCAATTGAACTTGAGAGAATCATCTAA
- a CDS encoding hypothetical protein (similar to uncharacterized expressed protein), with the protein MSRDQMTYREYYDMPRSVPYGIPEGYRNDYYHMRMRRDFEGGYPPDYGHNMDGRHYPEDYYSYPAQRFEHHGGTMEGVRESKFSNGSDKWDRSNGERRNIGNDLIQNLHAETYRRDPGIISRENDIRKQIRLEEGPGGPPQQSVPSSQVGKLSMQEVESGVRISKGPKDGSGGLSVFHTTGKDSIWTKIDILNKKKLCYDCQKEKWRDKITPLCKECYKSLSNSSGGNSSKKECTYCRIEFLQHRILKKAFKVFNKEICMDCCKNLCKYNTIPVRCHFCDCWSAWNSHLLCDRCSSSREQFGEPLPCDMCRKSCAFDRGEEARKKLDGRLFCFLCTFKYKKLKHEEVKKTNSEYKRAEKTLTKVDLPEMEPKNEQNDDKNCFPNLSSTSDSNSKENVDWKIIAQERTILYEKAKQHLAELQAKELSNKIETGSLITQLKESNSNLEKKNKLLEDKILRLNAELNDWQLKLNNICDEKNKQLKLIKDEKRQAIQEMEGLLEKLKSENRELMEQLSSSSNL; encoded by the coding sequence ATGTCGAGAGATCAGATGACATATAGAGAATACTATGATATGCCACGTTCAGTTCCATACGGAATACCTGAAGGATATAGAAATGACTACTATCACATGAGGATGCGTAGGGACTTTGAAGGTGGGTATCCACCCGATTATGGGCATAATATGGATGGCAGACACTATCCAGAAGATTATTACTCATATCCTGCTCAAAGATTTGAACATCACGGTGGGACTATGGAAGGTGTAAGAGAATCAAAGTTCTCAAATGGAAGTGATAAATGGGACAGATCAAATggagaaagaagaaatataggaaatgatttaattcaaaacttACATGCAGAAACATACAGAAGAGATCCCGGTATTATTTCAAGGGAAAATGATATAAGAAAGCAGATTAGACTTGAAGAGGGACCAGGAGGTCCGCCTCAACAGAGTGTTCCAAGCTCTCAAGTGGGTAAATTAAGTATGCAAGAGGTTGAATCAGGGGTTAGAATAAGTAAAGGGCCTAAAGATGGGAGTGGTGGATTATCTGTTTTCCATACAACTGGGAAGGACTCGATTTGGACAAAAATTGATATCttaaacaagaaaaagCTCTGTTATGATTGCCAGAAAGAAAAGTGGAGGGACAAAATTACTCCATTATGTAAGGAGTGCTATAAATCACTCTCAAATTCCTCAGGCGGTAACAGCTCTAAGAAAGAATGTACCTACTGTAGAATTGAGTTCCTTCAGCATAGGATTTTGAAGAAAGCTTTCAAAGTGTTTAACAAAGAGATTTGTATGGATTGTTGTAAGAATCTTTGTAAATATAACACAATTCCAGTGCGCTGCCACTTTTGTGACTGTTGGTCAGCTTGGAACTCCCATCTATTATGTGATAGATGCTCCTCTTCAAGAGAACAATTTGGTGAGCCTCTTCCATGCGATATGTGTAGGAAAAGTTGTGCTTTTGATAGGGGAGAGGAGGCCAGGAAAAAGCTTGATGGAAGACTGTTTTGTTTCCTATGCAcatttaaatataagaaGCTAAAGCATGAAGAGGTGAAAAAAACCAATTCTGAATACAAGAGAGCCGAAAAGACTCTTACTAAGGTTGATTTACCAGAAATGGAACCAAAAAATGAACAAAATGATGACAAGAATTGCTTTCCGAATTTGTCATCAACATCAGATTCAAACAGCAAAGAGAATGTAGACTGGAAGATTATTGCTCAGGAAAGAACAATCTTGTATGAAAAGGCAAAACAGCATCTTGCTGAGCTTCAAGCAAAAGAACTTAGCAACAAAATTGAAACTGGGTCATTAATTACTCAGCTTAAAGAATCGAACTCAAATCTCGAGAAGAAAAACAAGCTTCTAGAAGATAAGATTCTTCGACTTAATGCTGAACTTAATGATTGGCAACTTaaacttaataatatttgcGATGAAAAGAATAAGCAACTTAAGCTAATTAAGGATGAAAAAAGACAAGCAATTCAGGAAATGGAGGGGTTACTTGAGAAGCTAAAGTCTGAAAATAGAGAGTTAATGGAGCAGCTCAGCTCATCCTCTAATTTGTAG
- a CDS encoding dynamin-related protein, whose amino-acid sequence MDSLIPIINELHDILTILKEGSGGCNVSNELNLDLPEIAVVGSQSVGKTSLLEYIIGRHFLPRGQGIVTRRPLILQLQQIKQENRDDYAEFGHKKGLKFTDFEKVKEEILIETNRLIGENKNVSEVPILLRIFSKKAINLTLVDLPGLTKVPIEDQPFDIETQIRKIVLSYIRRPSCLILAITAANTDIANSDSLNIAREVDPEGIRTIGVLSKLDTVENYSTTLQVLSNQSYPLNRGYVAVMCRDSRQKAGGPRSLRASLNDEKSFFENNSKLKSYQSRCGTYNLVNILQKEFLDHILKLLPQIKNHSKKLIDLKQMELINYGDFSQSENKGAMILNCFSKFSRKFQNMIDGQASYQTGLMKLSGGARLNYVFHNWFGNTLFNFDPLDGLSDTEIRTAIKNSTGTKSSLFVSEGAFEVLARIQIKKLLRPSLTCVEQVYDELKRLVEQCSLPELNRYSNLKNNMISVVNHVLEECLGPTNRAVIDLINMELAYINTNHPDFIGGASALTSIFEKEKAFLTEGLTRNNSNDRSNKQVQDSIILDSDSVPMTPSGKSRIILNDFFNDQHESRKSQYVSTEYNETENISTYQNYKVIETHQISSVSKPIKSINENSPVFPTNRSTTSSIDIFSPVKKIQGHNPAKTVHAGVFGANLAENEKNYSGRFGGKMGLPLVPETIATSGDPSEREKIESDVIKFFIVSYFNIVRKNVADSVPKAIMYFMVNAAKEAIQRELVAKLYREEIFDDLLQEEKGIVEKRQQCHRNINKLSNITKQLETLISNFNL is encoded by the exons ATGGATTCTCTGATACCTATTATAAACGAACTTCATGATATTCTGACTATTTTAAAAGAGGGCTCAGGAGGCTGCAATGtttcaaatgaattaaacTTAGACCTACCTGAAATAGCAGTAGTAGGCTCTCAATCAGTAGGGAAAACTTCACTTTTGGAATACATTATAG GCCGTCATTTTCTGCCAAGAGGACAAGGAATAGTCACTAGGAGGCCACTTATTTTGCAACTTCAGCAAATTAAGCAAGAAAATAGAGATGACTACGCAGAGTTTGGCCATAAAAAGGGGCTGAAATTTACAGATTTCGAAAAAGtcaaagaagaaattcTGATTGAGACCAATAGATTGATAggagaaaataagaatGTTTCAGAAGTTCCGATATTACTGAGAATCTTCTCAAAGAAGGCAATTAATTTGACTTTGGTGGACCTACCAGGATTGACAAAAGTACCAATTGAGGACCAACCTTTTGATATAGAAACTCAAATTAGGAAGATTGTTTTGTCATATATAAGACGTCCAAGCTGTTTAATTTTGGCAATTACAGCTGCAAACACTGATATTGCAAATTCTGATAGCTTAAATATTGCAAGAGAGGTGGATCCTGAAGGTATCAGAACAATAGGTGTTTTAAGTAAACTGGACACAGTAGAAAATTACTCAACAACACTACAAGTACTAAGTAATCAATCATATCCTTTAAATAGGGGGTATGTAGCAGTTATGTGCAGAGATTCCAGACAAAAAGCAGGAGGTCCAAGATCTTTGAGAGCTTCTTTGAATGATGAAAAGTCTTTTTTCGAAAACAACTCAAAACTGAAGTCTTATCAGTCTCGCTGTGGAACTTACAACTTAGTAAATATTCTCCAAAAGGAGTTTCTGGATCACATTCTTAAGTTGCTTCCACAGATTAAGAACCATTCAAAAAAGCTTATAGATCTTAAACAAATGGAGCTAATTAATTATGGTGATTTTTCTCAATCTG AAAACAAAGGAGCTATGATACTAAACTGCTTTTCAAAGTTTTCAAGAAAGTTCCAAAATATGATTGATGGACAAGCATCCTATCAAACTGGCCTAATGAAGCTTTCAGGAGGTGCAAGACTGAATTATGTATTTCATAACTGGTTTGGAAACACTCTTTTCAACTTTGATCCTTTGGATGGTCTATCAGATACTGAAATTAGAACAgcaataaaaaattcaacAGGAACAAAATCGTCTTTATTTGTATCTGAAGGCGCATTTGAAGTTCTTGCAAGGatccaaataaaaaagttaCTTAGGCCTTCTCTTACTTGCGTAGAACAAGTCTATGATGAACTTAAAAGATTAGTTGAGCAATGTTCTTTACCGGAGCTTAATCGATACTCtaatttgaagaataatATGATTTCAGTAGTCAATCATGTCCTAGAAGAATGCCTTGGACCAACTAACAGAGCTGTGATTGACCTTATAAATATGGAATTGGCCTATATAAATACAAACCATCCAGACTTTATTGGAGGTGCGTCAGCCCTAACttctatttttgaaaaggaaaaagCCTTTTTAACTGAAGGTTTGACTAGAAATAACTCAAATGATAGGTCCAACAAACAAGTACAAGACTCTATTATTCTTGATTCTGATTCAGTCCCGATGACTCCTTCAGGAAAAAgtagaattattttgaatgatttCTTTAATGATCAACATGAGTCTCGTAAATCACAATATGTTTCCACAGAATATAACGAGacagaaaatatttcaaccTACCAAAATTACAAAGTTATCGAAACTCACCAAATAAGCTCTGTTTCCAAACCAATAAAAAGCATCAACGAAAACTCACCAGTTTTCCCAACCAACCGTTCAACAACTTCTTCCATTGACATTTTTAGCCCAGTTAAGAAAATACAAGGCCACAATCCCGCCAAAACTGTGCATGCAGGGGtatttggcgccaattTGGCAGAGAATGAGAAGAATTATTCAGGAAGGTTTGGGGGAAAGATGGGATTGCCATTGGTTCCAGAAACAATAGCAACATCTGGGGATCCTTCAGAACGGGAAAAGATTGAGTCAGATGTGataaaatttttcattGTGTCATACTTTAACATTGTGCGTAAGAACGTAGCAGACTCAGTTCCCAAGGCAATCATGTATTTTATGGTGAATGCTGCTAAAGAAGCAATTCAGAGAGAGTTGGTAGCAAAACTCTATAGAGAGGAGATTTTTGACGACCTTCttcaagaagaaaaaggGATAGTGGAAAAAAGGCAGCAATGCCATCGAAATATAAATAAGCTGAGCAATATAACTAAGCAGCTTGAGACATTAATATCAAACTTTAACTTATAA
- a CDS encoding ARF1/2 like small GTpase, which translates to MGLALSRIWNRLFGKKEMRILMVGLDAAGKTTILYKLKLGEVVTTIPTIGFNVETVEYKNISFTVWDVGGQDKIRPLWRHYYTNTDGIIFVVDSNDRERINDSRDELMRMLGEDELRDATLLVLANKQDLPNAMSVTEVTEKLQLSSLRHRSWFIQSTCATAGDGLYEGLDWLARNLEKAAS; encoded by the coding sequence ATGGGTTTGGCACTATCGAGAATATGGAATAGATTGTTTGGGAAGAAGGAAATGAGAATTCTAATGGTTGGATTAGATGCTGCAGGGAAAACAACCATTTTATATAAACTTAAATTAGGAGAAGTAGTAACTACAATCCCAACTATTGGATTTAATGTTGAAACTgttgaatataaaaatatatctttCACTGTTTGGGATGTTGGTGGTCAAGACAAAATTAGGCCTCTTTGGAGACATTACTATACAAATACTGACggaataatatttgtgGTTGATAGTAATGATAGGGAAAGAATAAATGATTCCAGGGATGAGCTTATGAGAATGCTCGGAGAGGATGAACTTAGAGATGCTACTCTCTTGGTTCTAGCAAACAAGCAAGACCTTCCTAATGCTATGAGTGTTACAGAAGTCACTGAAAAGCTACAGTTAAGCTCTTTAAGACATAGAAGTTGGTTTATCCAGTCAACTTGTGCCACAGCAGGTGATGGATTATACGAAGGTCTTGATTGGCTCGCAAGAAACCTTGAGAAGGCCGCTTCCTAA